From Nocardia sp. XZ_19_385, the proteins below share one genomic window:
- a CDS encoding PH domain-containing protein translates to MGLIDGIMGNAGRLDPAKAQHEYARLFGQDEQIYAAYLLVRDAILFTNRRLILVDKQGMTGRKVSYHSIPYRAITHFSVETAGTFDLDAELVIWIAGTAEPLQKRFNRQVDIYEVQGILSHFAAA, encoded by the coding sequence GTGGGTCTGATCGACGGAATCATGGGCAATGCCGGGCGGCTCGATCCGGCCAAGGCACAACACGAATACGCGCGGCTGTTCGGCCAGGACGAACAGATCTATGCCGCGTACCTCCTGGTCCGTGATGCCATCCTGTTCACCAACCGGCGGCTGATCCTGGTGGACAAGCAGGGCATGACCGGCCGCAAGGTGAGCTATCACAGCATCCCGTACCGGGCCATCACGCATTTCTCGGTGGAGACCGCGGGCACCTTCGATCTGGATGCCGAGCTCGTCATCTGGATCGCGGGCACGGCCGAGCCGCTACAGAAGCGGTTCAACCGCCAGGTCGACATCTACGAGGTGCAAGGCATCCTGTCGCACTTCGCAGCTGCTTGA